One part of the Torulaspora delbrueckii CBS 1146 chromosome 8, complete genome genome encodes these proteins:
- the PRP22 gene encoding DEAH-box ATP-dependent RNA helicase PRP22 (similar to Saccharomyces cerevisiae PRP22 (YER013W); ancestral locus Anc_7.163), with protein sequence MSNDIAGIAEVIGTDDEVVIEFVLNVKKLSRNSSDFKRKIDELDVNLSQEAIEKLWELISDFRNDVSKIMKEAIGVEDPVVIDFVIDIARKCQSLQEYQQKLDEMESGVSADVASQIYAKINPASAPVTDLPDEGLKLPNQQIKWDDIDDSKDMFPQRPVSQHLDVSPITGKVYRGSVKNITAFGCFVQLSGVKKVNCDGLVHISELSPIRVRDPNDVVQVGQHVFVKVLKVQSNGKVSLSMKNIDQKTGEGSGTGPNGMPLVPRGRRLGRSTDDVASEHRTQRRPLTSPERWEIRQLIGSGAASIEDYPELNQDQIKEVPKLSDSSNANVRNQEVDVELNSDDEPLFLQGQLEKGPKKYEAPKIAKVPKGVMNRVAVGGSALMKSHREEKVKLKREIEQQIRKKRAVDDPTKNREEDKKKVDDLRQQLVVTAWERNRLRENISFGKRESQPISGQRKSLPVYKMRSELVRAVQDNQFLVIVGETGSGKTTQITQYLNDAGFADRGIIGCTQPRRVAAVSVSKRVAEEVGCKLGTEVGYTIRFEDNTSPQTRIKYMTDGMLQREALLDPTMSRYSVIMLDEAHERTVATDVLFALLKQAAQKRPDLKVIITSATLDAAKFSEYFCQCPVITIPGKTFPVEVFYAQTPQMDYIESALDAVMEIHVNEGAGDILVFLTGQDEIDSCCEILYQRVKTLGDSIGELLILPVYSALPSEVQSKIFEPTPEATRKVVFATNIAETSITIDGIYYVIDPGFAKINTFNPRVGMEQLVVSPISQAQANQRKGRAGRTGPGKCYRLYTESAFYNEMLPNTIPEIQRQNLAHTILMLKAMGINDLINFEFMDPPPRNLLMRALEELFNLQALEDDGRLSKLGMRMSQFPMEPQLSKALLSSVTNGCGDDIITIISMLSVQNVFYRPKEKQQEADNKKARFHHPYGDHLTLLNVYNKWQQANCTEQFCTINYLHYRHLKRARDVRNQLTTLFTRFRLPIASSHGDPEVIRRTLVSGFFMNAAKRDSQVGYKTICGGTTVGIHPSSSLFGKEYEYVIYHSLVLTSKEYMSQVTAIDPNWLVESAPHFYKVADEDSQSRKKAKIAPLYNKFSKDQNSWKLSSIRQSREKALGIKR encoded by the coding sequence ATGTCCAACGATATCGCTGGGATAGCTGAGGTCATTGGTacagatgatgaagtggTGATAGAGTTTGTACTCAATGTGAAGAAACTTTCCCGAAATTCAAgtgatttcaagagaaagataGATGAGCTAGATGTCAACTTGTCACAGGAGGCAATCGAGAAGTTGTGGGAGTTGATATCTGACTTTAGGAATGATGTCAGTAAGATTATGAAAGAAGCTATTGGTGTTGAAGACCCTGTAGTAATCGACTTCGTCATTGATATTGCTCGAAAATGCCAATCACTGCAAGAATATCAGCAGAAACTAGACGAAATGGAGAGTGGGGTTAGTGCTGATGTAGCCTCCCAGATATATGCTAAAATTAATCCAGCATCGGCTCCTGTAACAGATCTGCCGGATGAAGGGCTTAAGTTGCCTAATCAGCAGATAAAATGGGATGATATTGACGATAGCAAGGATATGTTTCCACAGAGACCAGTAAGTCAGCATCTGGATGTTTCCCCTATAACTGGTAAAGTTTACCGTGGATCTGTAAAGAACATTACTGCTTTTGGTTGCTTCGTACAGCTATCAGGTGTCAAGAAAGTAAATTGTGATGGACTAGTTCACATCTCAGAGTTGAGCCCCATAAGGGTACGTGATCCAAATGATGTGGTTCAAGTCGGCCAGCATGTTTTTGTTAAAGTACTGAAGGTTCAATCCAATGGTAAAGTCTCATTAAGTATGAAAAATATTGACCAGAAAACAGGCGAAGGGTCTGGCACTGGACCCAATGGTATGCCCTTGGTACCAAGAGGAAGGCGTCTGGGAAGAAGCACTGATGATGTTGCTTCTGAACACAGAACGCAGAGGCGTCCCTTGACATCACCGGAGAGATGGGAAATAAGGCAACTTATAGGCAGTGGTGCGGCATCTATCGAAGACTACCCAGAGTTGAATCAGGATcagatcaaagaagttCCAAAATTATCAGACTCTAGCAATGCAAATGTCagaaatcaagaagttgacgTCGAGCTGAACTCCGATGATGAACCACTCTTCTTACAAGGACAGTTGGAGAAAGGACCCAAGAAGTATGAAGCACCAAAGATCGCCAAAGTCCCCAAAGGTGTCATGAACAGGGTCGCTGTCGGCGGTTCcgcattgatgaaatctcATCGTGAGGAGAAGGTTAAGCTCAAGAGAGAAATCGAACAGCAGATCAGAAAGAAACGGGCTGTAGACGATCCAACGAAGAACcgtgaagaagataaaaaaAAGGTGGATGATCTTCGACAACAGCTTGTCGTCACAGCATGGGAAAGAAATCGACTGCGAGAGAACATAAGTTTTGGTAAAAGAGAATCTCAACCCATTAGCGGCCAAAGGAAATCCCTACCAGTGTACAAGATGAGATCTGAGCTAGTCCGAGCAGTACAGGACAATCAATTCCTAGTTATTGTCGGGGAGACGGGTTCTGGTAAGACAACTCAGATAACACAGTATCTGAACGACGCAGGGTTTGCCGACCGCGGCATCATCGGTTGTACCCAACCACGTAGGGTTGCAGCGGTTTCTGTCTCGAAAAGAGTCGCCGAAGAAGTTGGATGCAAACTGGGGACTGAAGTCGGTTATACCATCAGATTCGAGGACAATACATCTCCGCAAACACGAATTAAGTACATGACAGACGGTATGTTGCAGAGGGAGGCTTTGCTCGATCCGACGATGTCCAGATACTCCGTGATCATGCTTGATGAAGCTCACGAGAGAACAGTTGCAACAGATGTCCTTTTTGCTCTTTTAAAGCAAGCAGCCCAAAAGAGACCAGATTTGAAGGTTATTATTACTTCAGCTACTTTGGATGCTGCAAAATTCTCGGAATACTTCTGTCAATGTCCCGTCATAACGATTCCAGGTAAGACCTTTCCGGTGGAGGTCTTCTATGCTCAAACTCCGCAAATGGACTATATTGAGTCTGCGCTAGATGCCGTTATGGAGATCCATGTGAATGAAGGAGCAGGTGATATATTAGTGTTCTTGACGGGGcaggatgaaattgattccTGTTGTGAAATTTTGTATCAGCGAGTTAAGACTCTAGGCGATAGCATAGGGGAATTGTTGATTCTACCTGTTTATTCGGCGCTGCCCAGTGAAGTtcaatcaaaaattttcgaaCCAACTCCAGAGGCTACTCGTAAAGTGGTTTTCGCCACTAATATTGCCGAAACCTCCATCACTATTGATGGTATTTATTATGTCATTGACCCTGGATTCGCCAAGATCAACACTTTTAACCCCAGAGTTGGGATGGAACAATTAGTGGTCTCACCGATCTCTCAGGCACAGGcaaaccaaagaaaggGTAGAGCCGGCAGAACAGGTCCGGGAAAATGTTACCGCCTTTACACAGAATCAGCATTCTACAATGAGATGCTCCCAAATACAATCCCTGAGATCCAGCGACAAAACCTCGCACATACTattttgatgttgaaggCTATGGGTATAAATGATCTTATCAATTTTGAGTTTATGGATCCTCCTCCTAGGAACCTCCTGATGCGAGCTCTTGAAgagcttttcaatcttcaagcattggaagatgatggTCGGCTGAGTAAACTGGGAATGCGTATGTCTCAATTCCCCATGGAACCGCAGCTCTCTAAGGCATTACTGTCATCGGTGACCAACGGTTGTGGAGACGACATCATAACAATCATCTCCATGCTATCTGTTCAGAACGTATTTTATCGTCCCAAGGAAAAACAGCAGGAGGCTGATAATAAGAAAGCTAGGTTCCACCACCCTTACGGAGACCATTTGACATTGTTGAACGTCTACAACAAATGGCAGCAAGCAAATTGCACTGAACAATTCTGCACTATCAATTATCTTCATTACAGACATCTCAAGCGGGCCAGAGATGTTagaaatcaattgactaCTCTTTTCACGAGATTCCGACTACCAATTGCTAGTAGCCATGGTGATCCTGAAGTAATAAGGCGTACATTAGTATCAGGGTTCTTCATGAATGCCGCAAAACGAGATTCCCAGGTAGGTTATAAGACGATCTGCGGGGGAACGACCGTGGGAATTCATCCTTCAAGCTCGCTTTTCGGTAAAGAGTACGAATATGTCATATACCATAGTTTGGTTCTGACTAGCAAAGAGTATATGTCACAAGTGACTGCGATTGATCCTAACTGGCTCGTAGAATCAGCGCCTCATTTTTACAAAGTTGCCGATGAAGACAGTCAATCTCGTAAGAAAGCTAAGATCGCACCTTTATACAACAAGTTCTCAAAGGACCAAAATTCATGGAAACTGAGCTCGATTAGACAATCGCGAGAAAAAGCGTTGGGTATCAAGAGGTAA
- the PRE1 gene encoding proteasome core particle subunit beta 4 (similar to Saccharomyces cerevisiae PRE1 (YER012W); ancestral locus Anc_7.162) — translation MDIILGIRVQDSVILATSKAVTRGISILKDSDDKTRLLSPHNLMSFSGEAGDTVQFAEYIQANMQLYSVRENVELSPHATASFVRQELAKSLRSRKPYQVNVLIGGYDSKAGKPELYQIDYLGTNVELPYAAHGYAGFYTFSLLDRHYRPDMTEQEGLELLKKCVEELNRRMPIDFKGVIVKVVDKDGVRRLDDME, via the coding sequence ATGGACATTATCTTGGGTATAAGGGTACAAGATTCGGTGATACTGGCTACTTCGAAAGCTGTGACCCGAGGAATATCGATCCTGAAGGATAGCGATGACAAAACTAGGTTATTGTCTCCACATAACCTGATGAGTTTCAGTGGTGAAGCAGGTGATACCGTACAATTTGCAGAGTATATTCAGGCCAACATGCAGCTATATTCCGTGAGAGAGAACGTCGAATTATCACCACATGCGACTGCTAGTTTTGTCAGACAGGAATTAGCTAAGTCTCTCAGATCGAGGAAACCATATCAAGTGAATGTATTGATTGGCGGTTATGATTCGAAAGCTGGAAAGCCAGAGTTGTATCAGATCGATTACCTGGGCACAAATGTTGAACTGCCCTATGCTGCACATGGATACGCAGGTTTCTACACTTTTTCACTACTGGATCGTCATTATCGTCCCGATATGACGGAGCAAGAAGGTTtagagcttttgaagaagtgTGTGGAGGAATTGAACAGAAGAATGCCAATTGATTTCAAGGGCGTAATAGTGAAAGTGGTCGACAAGGACGGAGTACGGAGACTCGACGACATGGAATAG
- the PRI1 gene encoding DNA primase subunit PRI1 (similar to Saccharomyces cerevisiae PRI1 (YIR008C); ancestral locus Anc_7.171) has protein sequence MEQSDVVANGNGKFKTPSSSDMQYYYQCLFPFKVIFNWLNHSPKPGRDIVNREFAMAFRSGAYKRYNSYNSVQEFKTQIEKANPDRFEIGAIYNKAPRERDTILKSEMKPLEKELVFDIDMDDYDTFRTCCSGAQVCERCWKFITLAMLVVNTTLTEDFAYEDFIWVFSGRRGAHCWVSDKRARILHDLQRRNVLDYVNVVRDRNADKRLSLKRPYHPHLVRSLEILKPHFASIILEEQNPWQNDEHAFTTLLPCLHDKNLIDALRRYWSENPNRSSKEKWNDIDVIASKEIKTSRKQDYATRLRECKEDMVIATLYPKLDIEVTKQTIHLLKSPFCIHPSTGNVCVPIDMKFNPDQAPKLITLQHEMEQNGNNVEKTSLQPFIELFQQHVNKVMKNDMGTVKRERAEDGETSLEF, from the coding sequence ATGGAGCAATCCGATGTGGTGGCCAATGGTAATGGCAAGTTCAAGACTCCTAGTTCTTCCGATATGCAATACTACTACCAGTGCTTATTCCCTTTCAAAGTAATATTCAATTGGTTAAACCATTCACCTAAACCAGGCAGAGATATTGTGAATCGAGAGTTTGCAATGGCTTTCAGGTCTGGAGCTTACAAGAGATACAATTCTTACAACTCTGTGCAAGAATTCAAGACTCAGATTGAGAAGGCCAATCCTGATAGATTCGAAATTGGAGCTATCTATAATAAGGCCCCGAGGGAACGTGATACTATCCTGAAGAGCGAAATGAAACCAttggagaaggaattggtgtttgatattgatatGGATGACTACGATACGTTCAGAACGTGTTGTTCTGGGGCTCAAGTGTGTGAAAGATGCTGGAAATTCATCACTTTGGCCATGTTAGTGGTTAATACGACTCTCACTGAAGATTTTGCATATGAAGATTTTATTTGGGTGTTCTCTGGTAGACGTGGTGCGCATTGTTGGGTCAGTGACAAGCGTGCACGTATCTTGCAcgatttacaaagaaggaaCGTCCTGGATTACGTTAATGTGGTGCGAGATCGTAATGCTGACAAGAGGCTTTCTTTAAAAAGACCCTACCATCCACATCTGGTACGTTCATTagagatcttgaaaccTCATTTTGCGAGTATTATTCtagaagaacaaaatcCATGGCAAAATGATGAGCATGCATTTACTACTTTACTCCCCTGTCTACATGATAAGAACCTGATAGACGCTTTGAGAAGATACTGGTCTGAGAATCCAAATAGGTCAAGTAAAGAGAAATGGAATGATATCGATGTGATTGCATCTAAAGAGATCAAGACCAGTCGGAAGCAGGATTATGCCACCAGGCTACGTGAATGTAAGGAAGATATGGTCATTGCAACGTTGTATCCAAAGCTGGATATTGAAGTTACAAAACAGACAATCCATTTACTGAAATCTCCCTTCTGTATTCATCCTTCCACAGGTAACGTTTGTGTACCGATTGATATGAAGTTTAACCCAGATCAGGCACCAAAATTGATTACATTGCAACACGAAATGGAACAAAATGGCAATAACGTTGAGAAAACAAGTTTACAGCCATTTATCGAGTTGTTCCAGCAGCATGTAAacaaagtgatgaagaatgaCATGGGTACTGTCAAAAGAGAACGTGCTGAGGACGGTGAAACTTCACTCGAGTTTTAA